One window from the genome of Sulfurospirillum tamanense encodes:
- a CDS encoding 50S ribosomal protein L11 methyltransferase has product MQPTYTELRITPSCSLELFSDLVFSLGQEAVEFENETLIVRSEESLEMLRFGLEAFAKRLSESLGKKVSVKFEACEKTNEDWISQYRASIQPVEAGGVYVHPSWDPPKEGFLNVCIDPALAFGSGHHQSTFGCLQALQKYLPKNATLLDVGCGSGILGITAAKLGAKVEVCDTDELAVQSALTNAALNGVMYRRHWVGSVNEAKERYDVVVANIIADVLIMLSRELIDALSPRGTLVLSGILEKYAKRVETRFGELECVEIFTQDEWCTMIFNKR; this is encoded by the coding sequence ATGCAGCCGACTTATACAGAACTTCGCATTACCCCCTCTTGCTCCCTTGAACTTTTTTCTGACTTGGTCTTTTCTCTTGGGCAAGAGGCTGTGGAATTTGAAAACGAAACATTAATTGTTCGCAGTGAAGAGTCCCTAGAGATGTTGCGTTTTGGGTTGGAAGCTTTTGCCAAGCGTTTGAGTGAATCTCTTGGCAAGAAAGTCAGCGTAAAATTCGAGGCATGTGAAAAAACCAATGAAGATTGGATTTCCCAGTATCGCGCCTCTATTCAGCCTGTTGAAGCGGGCGGTGTGTATGTGCACCCAAGTTGGGACCCTCCAAAAGAAGGCTTTCTGAATGTCTGCATCGATCCGGCCTTGGCTTTTGGGTCAGGCCACCACCAAAGCACTTTTGGATGCTTGCAGGCGTTGCAAAAGTATTTACCCAAAAACGCTACACTCCTCGACGTTGGATGTGGGAGCGGGATATTGGGCATTACCGCAGCAAAACTTGGTGCTAAAGTGGAGGTGTGTGACACCGACGAGCTTGCCGTACAAAGTGCACTCACAAACGCCGCCCTTAATGGTGTTATGTATCGCCGTCACTGGGTGGGTTCAGTAAATGAAGCAAAAGAGCGCTACGATGTGGTGGTTGCCAACATTATAGCCGATGTCCTCATTATGCTTTCCCGTGAACTCATAGATGCATTAAGCCCTCGAGGCACCCTTGTGCTTTCAGGCATTTTAGAAAAATACGCAAAACGGGTAGAAACGCGTTTTGGAGAGCTCGAATGCGTTGAAATATTTACGCAAGACGAGTGGTGTACGATGATTTTTAACAAAAGGTAA